The following proteins are encoded in a genomic region of Leptolyngbya boryana PCC 6306:
- a CDS encoding Type 1 glutamine amidotransferase-like domain-containing protein, producing MTIRSSLDTHIVAIGGGGFSMEPENPLLDQYILGLSTKSQPKVCFLPTASGDSDRYIVKFYSAFLKFACQPCHLSLFNPPTLDLRGFLLQQDIIYVGGGNTKNLVALWRDWGIDQILREGWEQGVILCGLSAGSMCWFEEGLSDYTGNGMYKPLHCLGFLKGSHCPHYDGERDRRPVYHQMIAAGELADGYAADDGVGLHFVNGALVNIVSSRSTAKAYRVEREGGRAKETLLEPTYLGNLKNRNF from the coding sequence GTGACCATTCGTTCTAGTCTAGATACACATATTGTCGCGATCGGGGGAGGTGGTTTCTCAATGGAGCCAGAAAATCCCTTACTCGATCAGTACATTTTGGGACTCAGCACAAAATCTCAGCCCAAGGTCTGTTTTCTTCCGACTGCTAGTGGAGATAGCGATCGCTATATTGTTAAATTCTATTCAGCGTTTCTCAAGTTTGCTTGTCAGCCCTGTCATCTTTCACTGTTCAACCCACCCACACTGGATCTTCGCGGTTTTTTACTCCAGCAAGACATTATTTATGTGGGTGGAGGTAATACAAAGAATTTGGTTGCGCTGTGGCGAGATTGGGGCATTGATCAAATTTTGAGAGAGGGTTGGGAGCAAGGAGTCATTCTTTGCGGTTTGAGTGCAGGGTCAATGTGCTGGTTTGAGGAAGGCTTGAGTGATTACACCGGAAATGGGATGTACAAGCCTTTACACTGCCTTGGCTTTCTCAAGGGCAGCCATTGTCCACATTATGATGGGGAGCGAGATCGTAGACCTGTCTATCACCAAATGATTGCAGCAGGAGAATTAGCAGATGGATATGCTGCGGATGATGGAGTTGGATTACACTTTGTGAACGGAGCTTTGGTGAATATTGTTAGTTCTCGATCAACGGCAAAAGCCTATCGAGTAGAACGAGAAGGAGGTCGTGCCAAGGAAACGCTTTTAGAGCCGACGTATCTTGGAAATCTCAAAAATCGAAACTTCTGA
- a CDS encoding RpnC/YadD family protein: MSKFPHDDFAKAYLAELLNTIGKAVPNRPLKAESRAADLWFELNPQLEAQRSQLGLLGRLLTRNGLIEVFRNAATAIEIRACQGKLISAEGESLRKAKRRDQRLTEAELPYLWLLMPTASAEIRQGFSVMETDTAGVYEFPSLQRIKLIVVHQLEKTEETLWLRLLSREGEQQRAIEEFAQISSELPLYNSIGDLLADYRTILETRGNLTPEEEELIMKLSEAYLKRIEDSKQAGKQEARQEMALKLLREGVPIEVITRVSELSIAELERLRANLSNE, from the coding sequence ATGTCTAAATTCCCACATGATGATTTTGCAAAAGCTTATCTAGCTGAGCTACTCAACACGATCGGCAAAGCAGTCCCCAATCGTCCTCTCAAAGCTGAGAGTCGCGCGGCTGATTTGTGGTTTGAGTTGAATCCTCAGTTGGAAGCACAGCGATCTCAGTTAGGATTATTGGGGCGATTGCTCACGCGCAATGGGCTAATCGAGGTGTTTCGGAATGCGGCAACCGCGATCGAGATCCGTGCCTGCCAAGGGAAGTTGATTTCTGCCGAAGGAGAATCACTCCGAAAAGCGAAGCGTCGCGATCAGCGTCTGACTGAGGCAGAATTGCCGTATCTGTGGCTTTTGATGCCAACAGCCTCGGCTGAAATTCGACAGGGGTTTTCAGTTATGGAGACTGATACAGCAGGAGTATACGAATTTCCAAGCCTACAACGGATCAAATTGATTGTGGTGCATCAGTTGGAAAAAACTGAGGAAACCCTGTGGCTGCGGTTGCTTAGTCGCGAAGGGGAACAGCAGCGAGCAATCGAGGAGTTTGCTCAGATATCTTCCGAACTCCCGCTTTATAATAGCATTGGAGATTTATTGGCAGACTATCGCACGATTTTGGAGACTCGTGGCAATCTTACACCTGAAGAGGAGGAACTGATTATGAAGTTGTCTGAGGCTTATTTGAAGCGAATCGAAGACTCAAAACAAGCAGGAAAACAGGAAGCTAGACAAGAGATGGCGCTTAAGTTACTGCGTGAGGGTGTTCCGATCGAGGTGATTACGCGCGTGTCTGAGTTGTCGATCGCAGAATTAGAACGACTCCGTGCCAATCTGTCGAATGAGTAG